CTACGAAGTCCATTATTCAGAACATTCTTCCCGTGGTTTCAGATGGAGATGCTTGAATATAGctcttctatttgttttttgaagtaATCTCTTAGTTCTGGTCTCTTAGCCTTTAATGTTGGTGTCAACAAACCATTTTGTACTGAGAACGTTTCAGAGTGAATGTAAATGGCTTTgacctaaaataaaaaagggataTATTTATAGCAAAAATTACAGGCATCACAGTCAATAAGCGTAACTTCTTACGCCAGCCTTGCTGTGGGTACCTCTGGCTGTGCCTGGAGCCCAGGGGACCCTTCCGCTGGGTCCCCAGGATTTTCCTCACCTGCCCAAGTTTTCCAAGGTGACACTAAATCCCTCCACCACCCCTCACCACTCCCTGCGCTCCTGCTTGTTTTCCCGTGTCCGCGCTGACCCGACAGCCAGCCGGCGCTGAAGGGAGCTCTCCCAAGAGAATGAGCACGTAAACCTCTTTTCCGTATGAAACCAAGGCGAAAGCATGGCAAGGCAGAGCATGAGGGACAGTATCACCATGTGTGATATTGTAACTGCGGAGTTTCACGTGGTTGAAAGACCGtggaagagaggggaaggaagggagggcagggagtcATGCTAAGAAACATCATCTTAACcaaactgcaaaagaaagtaaGCAGCACTAATTTGGTCTTGCAAAATTATCACGAAGCTTTGCAGGCACAAAGAGTGTATATGATGATCGCCTTTAAAGAAGAATTGATGGTGGTTTACTAGCTAattaaaatgatataaaatCATTCAGCCTAGGCAAACAGGATTTTACAAGGCTGCCCTTGTTAACGGCCGTGTCTCTGAGCACAGCAGGGAGCCTGGCAGTGCAGATGGGAGCGAGCTTTTCCTTCCAGTGTGTTTATGGGAGTGCTGGTgtgggagaaagcagaaaactgctGCGTGACTGGTCATAGTCCACCGATTTAAGACAAAATTCCCCAGCCATCTGCTGCTTTCGTGATTCCCCAAGCCAgactggttttcattttgttcgACTGGGAGTTGCAGGAAAATAGACTGagaatcaatttttaaattccCGTTAGATATGTGAttcatttttcccctgcaaGCATTGTGGTCCAGTTCCTCCCCCAGTGACGTCCTTCCCAAAAGCAGTGTTCATGCTATTAATGCTTCCCCCGCTTGCTGCACTGGCTTTCAGAGCCTGCACCCTGGACGCTGTTGGTTATAGAAGCCAGAGTTGTCATTTCCAAGCCAGAGGTCCAAGCTCAGGGCTCTGCCGCTGCAGACGAGGACGGGGATGATAAAGAATGGCTCTTCCATATACAGGGGATCGCATCCCATAAGAACATTAGCCGTAATATTGGGctcaaagttttgttttaagattaCATATTGCAACAGAGATCGAATTTTGAAGCCCTTTCGTTTTGAAACGTGAAacatttattcttaatttttagaaagatgGCAAGGCTTTCCTCACTACTTTATAGTTTATTAATTGCAAACTGCTGGTAGAATAGGTTACTTGAGGATAGTTCATACTGTGAAGACTATGGTAGGAGCAAACCAGACTTATTACCACAGACAATTATGTGCATTACAAACCGTGCTTTatattgaatttcatttttaaattcatttctttttactatCATTTCATTTGCTTATGTGACTGAGAAATGAAGAGTAACAAGTTTATGTTTAATGGTGCTTCTGCTGCACTTGGATATGGTGAATTACTCATTAGAATTACCAGCCAGAAACAGtctaaacaaaagcaaaagggCCCTTGCTAATTATATGTAATGATTAAGgtgttaattattttaacagaaataagcatttgatattttaaaatgtggtggatttttttttttactgtgtttttaatgcTATGTAATCCATGGTTGATTTCAGATCTCTCCTTCTGAAGTGTTTGTAGCTCTgtagcagaaatatttacacaAGCACTAGAAAAGAATTAGTGCACaggctgaaaataaataaaccagcAGCATTTCCTAGGTCAGTTACAAGAATGGTGATTAGTGACCCAGTTCCTTAACAGTGCTTTCCGTGGCAGAAGAATCAGAGTCCTACAGATATTTATCTTGACCTCTGGTTGTCAGACTGGAGATTATCCATGTCCCTGGATTAGCTTTTTACCTCTGCACCCAAAACTTTCACTACATTTAATTCAAATTTCAAGCATGAGTGGAAGGCAGAGTCACAGCGtgtatatttttcaaaggaacaAACACAACTTGCCAGCAATAAAGCTCTCTTTCCGAAAACGTTGTGTGCAGCTGCAACAAGGATACGTAGCAACGTAACAAACGCTGGCAAATCCCCATTCAATACAAATGGACAACTTGCCTATCTGACCACACTGAATAAGGTattaattgtttcattttaccTGCTCAAAGGAATGAAGTCCACTCTCCTTACCTAACTGTACCATGTCTTCCATTATCGCTTGCTGCAGTTCCTGGGTTAAAACACGTAAATTCCTCATGAAATATCAGAGTCAACCTTACATGCAATTGATGTCATTGTTCAtcaagaaaatatgtttctgagTAAAGTTCAAGTGCCTTATTGATAGTTAATACATAATTAGCAAACATTCTATTAAAGAAATGTACAAACATTAAACTTAGGTGCAGTGATGTTAACTGTTTCCTCAGTATGAAAAGCAAGGTTATATTTTCGAACATATATGACACAGATGCTTAAATTTGCAATCCCTCAGCCATTTGCCAGACTTAGATGCAGAATCATTTCCCACAGACACCAGTGGGATGATTCAGTGGTATCAGTGTTCATCGATGTGAGCCAACTCAGTTACTCAGTATTAGAGAGCATGTGTAAATAAGGCTGGGATCCTTATTTAAGACATCTAAACAAACACAACCTCGCCTACTGCCATACTGTTGTTCTCTGCAAGACAGACCCTTGGTCCTCCCCATACAGGCGTTCGCAGAGGTCTGTACCATCCATCAGCACACATCACTGTATCCAGGTCAACCCTGCttaattttcagtgaagaaataattCTTGTCACTGAGATCATTAATAATAGACACCTGCTCTAACTAAGTTATGCTACAGTGAAAAATTGTCTGTACTGCAGCTAGATAGAAAGACAAACCTTATTTTTACAGAGTTCTGCATACGTTCCTTCAAACCCTCTTTTCTTTGCCCAGCCTGGCATAACTTCGGAATCGGGCACCACAATTCCCACCAGAAAGGCCTGTaggtgaaggagaaagagagtTGCAGGCAAAAGCTGCACAACATTTAAGGCCCTACATTGAAGTGAATACATAAGCCGGTTGAATTCCCTATGTGTTTATCACTTCTTGTTTAATTACGTCAATAATTTGCTAACATGTCGTGAAGTATATTTTGGtgtctctgccttttcctcacATAAAATGGTTCTCTGTGACTGCTCCTGCATTTGCCAACGATTTTAACACCTTCAGTTGGGTTTGTGTTCTGCTTGGACATTCATTAAATTACTTACTTTTTTCACAGGCATAAGCCAGAGCAGAACATAGCCCGTATCATTTATACACATGCAGTTCATGGGCCTGTGAGTCTCAGGCAAACTGCGATGCCAAGGGAAGCCTCATGTTTGTGGCCAGTGAATGTAGAGGGATGAATTGCAATTGTTTCAGCAGCTGTACATGTTTGTATAAATATGCGAATAAACGGGGCAAGATTGGTCAAAATGGGTACGCAGTGGTCGTGGAGCAGCGGTGGCTTTGCCTTCGTCTGGCTTACCGCAGGCAACGTGGCAAAGGAGAGCTTTAGAGAACCAAAGGGTGAcactgaaacaaatttaaagGCTTGATCTTTGGCCACAACATCCTCCAAGCTGCTTAGGGTCAcaccagcagctcagctcctgcGTGGCTGGCAGCCAGCTCCAGAACGGGAGGGAGACATCAGGGCAAAAACGTGGCATGATCCACTCACATTTTCCCTTCGCTTATGCCCAgctctctgtcttctgtttaCAAAGAACAAAgtaagattttcagaaaacttcGTTTTTACCTGCAGGCTGTCTCCATGGACATAGATCTGGGCAACAGGGTCACTGCGGATATAGATATTCTCTATCTTCTCCGGTGCAATATATTCTCCCTGAGCAAgtttaaatatatgctttttcCGATCAATAATTTTAAGAGTCCCATTCTGTtaggagagagaaatgagagTTCCCAGAGAAGTTATTTAACCATAGAGACTCGGTAAGCAGCCTGCTTTTAACAGAGCTCTTTAAATTGCCAGAAAATGCTTCACTGACATATTGAGCTTATTCTGCAAAATATAAACTTAATCCTTTGTAAAGATAGATCTGCTTGGAAATTTAAGTTCGGTACTTGAAAATTTACATGGGATAATACAATTGACATAAGAACTAAGCATCTGATCAGGACGCACAGGCAACCATTTCCCGATGTCTCCAGTGTGAAGCCAGCCCTCCTGGTCCAGCGCTTCAGTTGTCTTCTCTTCATCTTTCAGATAACCTTTGAAAACATTTGGTCCTTTCACACATATCTGCAAAACAGTCAGAGTTgctgataaattattttattattctgctGTAAACACTAACAAGCTAAATAGCAATTCactaaaattgaaatattttaaaggctgACTTAATGACTGTGCTCCATGAAACTAAAATACATTGTGTTATAAAATTacctatgatttttttcaaagcaatggAAATATGAAGTAGGGATTGCAAAACTGATTTGCTTGAAGTTGATTTGCATTCAGCTTGcggttaaaaaaaccaaagttaTTTCAATAAGTTTAATTTATGTGCATTATAGAAGTAACAGCAATGCAGAAATCACAGCAATTCAGCTCTTCCTAGCTGAACTAATTAATTCAGTCTTAGCTGTTAATCAGGCATGGCATTCGCTGGAAGTACTGCCACAGCCCCTTTTTAATTAAGGCTTTGCTGCTCTATTGCTGAattgacattttcctttcctggttGTAATATGTAACGCATCTGCAACCACGCACCTTACAAAGGTAAAATGCTTCTATAACTACATAACTACTTAATACAGTGTTAACTAGTGAGAATTTGATACAAAAATGTGATTTGCtacctctccttctcctttggaagcaaaataattcagctCTTCCACATCCTTCAATCTGATTAAGTTACATGGCAAAGGGGCTCCTACATGACCTGGAAATCAAAGTTATCAAGTCACTTGTCATCTCTCCTATAAACAATAATTAGCATTTTATTATTAGTTGCTTGCATAGTTGTAGATACACTGGATGTTCTTGCAGGAGCTGTGTCTGTGTGCAGAAATAACTTCCTTTTGCAAAGGAGCCAGATCGAAGCGCACTGAGGATGAGGATGCGGTGCTGGCGTGTCAACGGCGCTTTGCCCAGTGCTGGCCAGGGCACGGGCAGGGAGCCGGCGGGCAGCGAGCCCCGGCACAGCCCAGGGTCTGCAAGGGGCTGGTTTTGgtttgaagaaaagcaaatagatGGCCGCTTGTGCTGGGAGAAGAAAGCATGTGCTCTTCTCCAGCCACAGAAAATCTGGgttggaaagaaggaaatgtttaaCTGGCCAGACCCATTAATATCCGATGCCCAGGTTTCCTACTAGTATTCATTTGAATGAGTGAATGATAcccatttcaaaacatttttataaatactgaTTAATTAtattaagaagaaatgaagCCGCAGTACTTGTATGTATTATCTGAATCTTGCTTAGTGCTAATTTTTATCTGATTTTGTCAAGATTCAAAAGTTTTGAAAGCCTGAAACATATAAACTATTGAGTAGTGGTGGATCTGTATTCAAAGCCTGGGTTTGCTCACTAAGCACATGAAtatattaatcttttctttgctCCAGCATTTCATTATAACAAACAATCTTTTAAATTCAGCTCCAGTGCTCTAGAGAGGACTCACAGGGCTGGGAGTGCAGAGATGAGAGTATCACAAGTAACAGCTCAAGGGGCAATTCCACATCTCCCCAGGCAAATGCGCCCAACATCTGATCCCTGTGTATTTAGTCTGGACTAGTGCTACTTTCAAGAACATTACATTTGCTGAAAATTATGCACACGGTGGTGAATGTTGCGTAACACCCTGTGATGTTACAGTccagaattttcaaaagaaatgtgcctttcttttctttctggaaatggcagaagaaaatctttacCTGACGTCCAGTCACCTGGGGTCGTAAAGGTGCATCCAGCTGTGCATTCTGTTTGGCCATAACCTTCATAAACCTGACAAAGAAACAGGTATCTTCAAAACAGCATACATGATTCCActattacagaataaaaatttaagaattGCCTTCTGTTGCCCAGTCCTGTGAACTAATCCTGCCAGCTGCAATGTACAGGCGGACATTTAACACAGGGACATTTTCCCTGGCTCTCACTGTCTACAAAGTTTCATTTACATGACTATGAATTACCATGGCTGTATAGAGCTGAAAATAGTAAGAAGACAAGTTCAGCAATTAGCTTTTGAGTCAAGAAGTATGTGACTCTACGAGAGGAATTTAttagtggaggaaaaaagtatttttgtgggacattttgaaaatacaccttttcatgttttttctgcctAATTTTAGGCTCTTGAATGAGGCCTTTTAGTTGCCCTTGACTTCCTAGTCAAAGAGAAATAATGCGGTGGAGGTCTTAAGTGGGTTCAGCTTCCATCTGAAGATTATCTTTCTCCATTTAGGTATAGAATGAACCTCCTGTAACAAAGTTCCTAGCACATGCACAAGCACATTTAATTGCACATACTCAATTAAGTGCCAAGAGGCGGGTGGGATGAgtctatgggtttttttggcagctgcCCGCAGCGAAAGCAGCTCTTGCCTGCTGCTCCCTTCCCAGGGCCACCAGTCGTTCCCACTCCAGCCCCAcggctgcaggagcagagctccGGGGACACCAGGGCGCTGTGTCTGCCCCAAGCCCTGCAGATGCTGTTGGATCCATCCTGGTGAAGCTGTCCTAAATGCCGTTCTGAGGTTCTAACCCATCTCCTTTCTTAAACGCAGCGCGTTTCCTAACTAACAGTAAATGAACACCTCCAAAGAGCCGGACGAGCCCACCTGACATCCGAGGGCCGCACGGAGGAAGCCCAGGACAGTCGGAGATGCAGGGGCAGCGCCCGTTACTATCATGCGAACGCACCCACCGAGACTTGCCTGTTtgacagcaggagaaaacaaaagaaagcatgacGAATTACTACAGATGGCAAAACCAGCAGCGTCCGTGAGTATTGCTTATACAGAGCTTGCACGAAATGCTCTCTCTAGGATAGATGAGGCCACGCTATGGAAATGTGAACTGGGTCTGAATCTTTCCTTAGGGATAAAAAGCCAGctaaattttcaaagcaataacTGTCCCCCTTGCAGGTAGATATAGCACCCGAAGAAAAAAACCATTCGACGTACGGAGGCGAGAGTCCCACGTCTCTGGCAGGATGAGCTGCTCAGTCTCGACTGCTGCGGCTGCCTGCGCCCGGGGAAGGCTGCAGACCTGCAGGGAGGCAGGCTTGGCCTGCAGGAAGCACATCTGGTTCTGGGGAACTGTTGGGTAAAAACCAGACTCTTCCCCCCTCCAGGTTTCTTTCCTTATTTGCACCTCGTCGTTTTTAATGAATTGGCTCCCAAGCCATCTAAAATAACGCTGTCCCTTTTTTAAGGCAGATGACcttcaaatatttctggagGGTATTACATCAATTCCTGTGTCGCattttacttctctctctctccgcTCCCCcccttcatttcctttttcttattctaaaagtaaaaagaaaacccagtgCGAAACAAAACAACTCCTGATTGAGACTGCCAGTCTCGCCAGATCCTGAATCAATATGCAGCCTGGCTTGCCTCATGTCTGCGCTCCCGTCAGCACCGTGTGAGCTCTCCTATCTTTGCACACTGAGGACAACTAATCCGCAGACAAAAAGTACAGTTAGTTtctttagttaaaaataaagtggCATGTCTCCAGATAAGttatccaattaaaaaaatgaagtaatcaGAGCCTCCTGGAGTAGTACAGAGCCCAAAAAAAACTGGTTTAAAGccaatttaatctttttttactGAGGAGATGTGTGGCACACAGCAGGGcattctgatttctttcccctcctgttaATCCTCTACACCCTTATTCTtgttttcctaggaaaaaaagcagttttgaatATGCCCAACTGAAACCCGACCCAAAATCCAATTGTACCAGTAGAGAATTTGCAGAAAACTTTGGAGCAACATCTCTTTGATCAGTTACTCCTCTTTTCATGACCACCTTCCTGAATTTCACCCCCCCGGGAGGAGACAGGAGCAGGTTTGATGCAATCCTCTCCTTTACCTGTCCGCTGGGCATGAGTGGGGAGAAGCCATTTACCCATGGAGCACGGGCAGAGCCCGCGGTGGGTGCCCGGTCCCCACACAGCAGAGCACCCAAATAACGAAGATGATGACAGCAGCCCTGGTGTCCGAGGCTACGATCCTGCTTCTGGGCAACGTCACCTGGCAGGAGGCAAATGCCCCCGCACTGCATCACATCCCTCCTTGGTGCCTGTGCAGGGGCACAGTTTGTATCCGAGAGCTGCAAAAAACAGGCACTATTCTGCAAATAGGTGATttctcagtgctgctgaaggaggGATGTGGCAAAAGCCATCTTAGTCTGCCTTGTGTTTCTCCCTCGCCCTCTGGAAAACTGTCCCTAACAGAATTGAAATTTTGGCATCTTAGGCAcggtgtttaaaaataaatacataaataaaaataaatgtggcaAAAGTTAATGCAAAAGGTAGTGGAACAACAAACTGTgctccatttcctttttctattcAATTTTTCAGTCTGCTATTCTCTAGCGAGTAGCAATTGCCTGCAGTTCATCATCAGGCAAGCAGACCACACTGACTTTAAGGAAAACCAGTCATTGCTAGAAGAAATAACAGTTCTTTGACTTTAGACTCACTTCTTAAATTGCTTAcctgtattttattaaagaaaagtttatCCCACAAACTGTCATTTCTAATGATCCCGTTTCGAACTTCAGCCTTTTTCCGTTTTGCAGCAAATTCCAGAATCCAGCGCTTGAGGGACGTGTCTGCCTGGCTGAAGATCTGCGGGAGTGCGAGGTGGCGGGCAGCGCGGCACCCGAGAGAGAGAAACCATCAGCAGCTGTGCGTACGATTACAGCGATACAGCTCTGCCGGTGCCAGGTAGGGTACGGTTACATTAGCAGTACAGTGAAATAAGACTACACTAGGGCATTGTtagcgggggaaaaaaaaaggagcgcTTTGTTTCGCTCCATTTGCTATTGTACATATTGTtcctttgggggaaaaaaagagagaggatggCGGTGTAGGCTTTGACTAGATTTACACAACTGCTATTTCTATGTGATTTCCATGATAGGATTCAGTGAAATCACGCAATCTGAGCAACTAGGAGTAAGCAACTTGAATACTAGAGCGGGTATCAGCGCTGGCTGATGAGGTGATGGGGGCTGCGTTTACCTAAGCTTAATCAGACACCAGCCTGAACTACATCTCCACAAACGAGAAACCCCCAGTGCCCATCCCTCTAATGAGGCACCAGAACCCCTGATCCAGCAGTCCTGaccttggggaaaaattaaatcagtagCTTGTGCTTAAGCTCTTCTTTAGAGGATAAGTCTTGGGAGGAATAAATATTCCTGGCTGGCCAAACAGATTTAAGATGATGACCAGACATGCCTGTCAAATACCTTTCAAGACCAtctcttaattttaaagatttctagATCCAAAAGCCAACCTCACATTTACACTGCCTAAACCCTCATAGTCTTTTTGCAGTTCCTGATTTTCAGCTGTCATTGCCACCAGAAAGAGAGATTCAAGTTGAAGGGCACAAAAAGTCGTAGTGCATCCAGGTTTGACTCGTGTTTCTGTGATGAAAAAATCCCTCATCTCTGGAAATGTCACTAGTAACCTCAGCGAGAGCAGGGTAAGAGGCTAATACACAGGGATTTCATATTAACATGCAATAGCCATGTCTGCAGTCTGTGTAAATCAGCATAATAGAGACTTACAGACTGGAGCAGCTGTATCAGTTACACAGGGTAAGAATGTGTTTGCAGTAAGGCAGAAACAGTATAATCTGCTCAGGAAATCTCCATGGCTAAGGGAATTCTTTCACATAAGTACTAAAGGGACATAAACTTTATTAttacaaaaagagcaaaattaaacTCACCTTATCATACATTCTGTTTAACAGCCGCGGCACAACAGGGAAGATGGTTGGACGCAATGCTTTCATATCGTCAGATAAGAGGCGAATATCTCCTTGAAAGAAGCCAATTCGCCCTCCATGGCAGTATACTACGGACTGAcgggaagaaaaaggaacacaTGTAACCTTGTTGCTTTTAATTCCCGAGGCAGAGCATCCCTCCCAAGCGCAGCACTGCCTTTCCtgaaattctgctctcagtAAGGCAAAAATGGGGctttagaaatatatataaatgtaacTGTAAATTTTGCACTGAATAGAAATATACAGATAGTTCTGGGCACTTCTCAGAACTGGCAATTCAGCATCCGCCAAATTTGCCACTGTTTCTGGAAGAACAAGGAACCAAAGCTTTTAGAAGGGATTTCGCTTCATCCCCTGCATACGGGGATGGAGAAGTCCAAGTTACGGTCAGATTCTGGATCTGAACTTCTCCTCTGAAGCCCAGACCTACCATAGCAGCTCACAGCATGAGGACCTATTGTCAATAAAGAAACGCATATTAAGAAACATTGTAAAACATACTGAGCGGCAGCCGATTTTTAGATGTTAATactttagttttgtttaaatacaacAATATAGACTACGTTAGCAATAAAGTGCCTGATCCTGTATCCCAGAAATAGAAGCCCACTTCATAAAAGGTGCTTTACTTGTATGGAAACTACAGATCCAGAAGTTTTGtacttggaaagaaaacaggccACTTGAATCAGATCAGAATAGAGGTGGATGTGCGGGAtcgggcagggcaggctgcctgcGATGAGCCAACTGGCAGcggaagcagcagctctggtaGTCAGCAACCCCGCAGAGGACTAGTCGCTAACTTGGTAAAACTGGCGTTTTATCACCAGAGAGCATTTGGAAACCAGCACACTACCCTGCTTTCAGAGTGCAAGCAGGAGAAGGCGTCCTCAGCAAAGCGCCTGCGATGCCGGGAGCTGAGCCCAGCCTTCCTGAGCCCGGACCAGCGCGCTCACTTTTCTGAGCTCTCCAAGGGGTAGATCGAGAACATCAGCTCCCTTTTTGGTGTACTAAAAATTCCTCAAGAGACACCTAAGTCTTTTTGTGCTACTCCTAAAAATCTGTAATACTAACCGCAGTGCTCTCACTGCTCTGTCAACCACTTAGAGACTGTCTGCATCGACTGAAACCACAGGAATTTTATACATGTGATGTGGGTTTAACGAACATCACACTGCCAAATCTGTGTTTTACGCTGCACATgtatatgaatttaaaaaaaaaaaaaaagggaaaatataatCAGTGTGCTCATTGGGAATTATAAATAACTACTAGAAATTTTCAGCTTTAGAGGATGTATctgtataattttaaatgcaagttcCAGGAACTAATAATGTTGGCTAAAACTAGGGAAGCTGACACAGTGCTTGCTGTTcagaatgcttttgaaaaggacTTCTTAGCCCTTTTGAAAAAATCTTCATACTAATGAGCTTTTTTAGCAGAGAGGATAAACCTGAACATCCTTTGGAGGCCTGCCCCTTTCAGTATGGCAACATCCTGTGAAATGAGGTTGTTTcaaatgtttctaattttttttcccctcatcaggcgactttttaataattacattCTTGTTTGCGGGCAAAGTGGTTTGCCTGAATAGTGGTGGCATACTGACCAACTTGCGTTACAAGTGAAGAAAGGCTGTGCTGTAATCCTCCAAATGTTTCATGGACTTTCACTTCCAATTTGCAAGCTTTTTAACAGCGCAGAATATATTATTTCTGGCACAGATGTTACGAAGAAGTGGGAGGCTTATATTCGGATGCCTGTCTGACTCAAGAAGTATGCTTTCAGCCTGAAACAGTCCTCCCCGAGAAAGTACAGAGCTGCAACTGAATCCAGATCCAATCTTCACATATTGGATCGGTTTTTAGTTCGCAGCTTCTCAGGCCAGGAGAACTGATGTGATCGTCTCATCTGACTTGCCTAACACACCGACCGCAGCACAAATTATCACCTGtcttttcagaaagagatgTGAAAAGTCAGTTCTGCGGGCTGGCACGAGTTAGCGCTTCTATTTGCCGGTATTTCCAGGGGACGCTGGCTCCCAGTTAATGCCCACCGTACGCTGCCCTGCCAGGAGGATCACGTGTGATGATCATA
This portion of the Gymnogyps californianus isolate 813 chromosome 14, ASM1813914v2, whole genome shotgun sequence genome encodes:
- the ACSL6 gene encoding long-chain-fatty-acid--CoA ligase 6 isoform X5, which translates into the protein MQAQEILRSLRLPEFDDLSQFFRNLPATALVGIGAFAAVIAYWFASRPRAVKPPCDLRMQSEEVEGLAGARRSVIGDSPQLLTHYYDDARTMYEVFRRGFSISENGPCLGFRKPKQPYQWLSYKEVAERAEALGSGLLQQGCKPSTKQFIGVFAQNRPEWIISELACYTYSMVVVPLYDTLGPGAIRYIVNTADISTVICDKPEKARILLDHVERRETPGLSSIILMDPFEKELTERGKRCGVRIQTMQEVEDCGRESRHVPVPPRPEDLSIVCFTSGTTGNPKGAMLTHGNVVADFSGFLKVTEKVIFPRQDDVLISFLPLAHMFERVIQSVVYCHGGRIGFFQGDIRLLSDDMKALRPTIFPVVPRLLNRMYDKIFSQADTSLKRWILEFAAKRKKAEVRNGIIRNDSLWDKLFFNKIQASLGGCVRMIVTGAAPASPTVLGFLRAALGCQVYEGYGQTECTAGCTFTTPGDWTSGHVGAPLPCNLIRLKDVEELNYFASKGEGEICVKGPNVFKGYLKDEEKTTEALDQEGWLHTGDIGKWLPNGTLKIIDRKKHIFKLAQGEYIAPEKIENIYIRSDPVAQIYVHGDSLQAFLVGIVVPDSEVMPGWAKKRGFEGTYAELCKNKELQQAIMEDMVQLGKESGLHSFEQVKAIYIHSETFSVQNGLLTPTLKAKRPELRDYFKKQIEELYSSISI